In uncultured Campylobacter sp., a genomic segment contains:
- a CDS encoding AzlD domain-containing protein produces the protein MISVNSSEWAIFAAVLLSAFATFLTRAAPFYVIKNYKPSPWLSAVERHMGLMIMVILVCYGLRDVKFDVYPYGLNEALAVFSAVLIYLKFKNTLLSIAASTGIYMALIRLMA, from the coding sequence TTGATAAGCGTGAATTCTAGCGAGTGGGCGATATTCGCCGCCGTGTTATTAAGCGCGTTTGCGACCTTTTTGACGCGCGCCGCGCCGTTTTACGTCATCAAAAACTATAAGCCTAGCCCGTGGCTTAGCGCCGTGGAGCGACACATGGGACTAATGATAATGGTTATCTTGGTGTGCTACGGACTAAGAGACGTTAAATTTGACGTTTATCCGTACGGACTAAACGAAGCGCTAGCCGTTTTTAGCGCGGTTTTGATTTATCTGAAATTTAAAAATACCTTGCTTAGTATCGCGGCTTCGACGGGCATTTATATGGCGCTAATCAGGCTTATGGCTTAA
- a CDS encoding AzlC family ABC transporter permease, protein MHFSYVFKLSVPIFMGYFPLGVAFGILAKSMGVSAFIAVALSTLAYGGAAQFMMLSLFSAGTGLVEVFIVSYLVNLRHTFYGLALLKEYKDLKYRLLNIATLTDETFAIFKALKIADAEERSYVFTRLNLLSWFYWAAGTAVGCLAGGLINVDTSGLEFSLTALFIVIVMEMFKNDKNYKVLGAACLFGVAGVALMPAKAMLVGSMALCFIFILVFKDKL, encoded by the coding sequence TTGCATTTTAGTTACGTTTTTAAGCTTAGCGTTCCGATATTTATGGGCTATTTCCCCCTCGGCGTCGCCTTTGGGATACTGGCTAAAAGCATGGGCGTTAGCGCTTTTATCGCCGTAGCTCTTAGCACTCTTGCCTACGGCGGCGCGGCACAGTTTATGATGCTCTCGCTTTTTAGCGCGGGCACGGGGCTAGTTGAGGTTTTTATCGTGAGCTATCTAGTAAATTTACGCCACACTTTTTACGGGCTGGCGCTTTTAAAAGAGTACAAAGACCTAAAATACCGCCTTTTAAATATCGCGACTCTCACGGACGAAACCTTTGCGATATTTAAGGCGCTTAAAATCGCGGACGCGGAGGAGCGCAGCTATGTTTTTACGCGGTTAAATTTGCTCTCGTGGTTTTACTGGGCGGCTGGAACGGCGGTCGGATGCCTAGCCGGCGGGCTGATAAATGTCGATACAAGCGGACTTGAGTTTAGCTTAACCGCGCTTTTTATCGTGATAGTGATGGAGATGTTTAAAAACGATAAAAACTATAAGGTGCTGGGCGCGGCGTGCTTGTTCGGAGTCGCCGGCGTAGCGCTCATGCCGGCTAAAGCGATGCTGGTAGGCTCGATGGCGCTTTGCTTTATTTTTATTTTAGTTTTTAAGGATAAGCTTTGA
- the flgG gene encoding flagellar basal-body rod protein FlgG produces MMRSIYSAATGMIAQQTQIDVTSHNIANVNTIGYKKNRAEFADLMYQVMEYAGTATSATTKSPTGIEVGLGARPTAITKIFSQGYFKETSNNLDMVIAGNGFFQVQLPDGTTAYTRNGAFKLDSEGTIVNSDGYVLQPQMTIPADATQVSVGTDGTVSVLQPGNTEMTQVGRIELANFINPAGLHSMGDNLYLPTGSSGEVVVGTAGQDGLGTIRQGFVEMSNVQLVEEMTDLITGQRAYEANSKAITTSDDMLSIVNSLKR; encoded by the coding sequence ATGATGAGGTCTATTTATTCTGCCGCCACCGGCATGATCGCCCAACAAACCCAGATCGACGTTACGTCGCACAACATCGCAAACGTAAACACCATCGGCTACAAGAAAAACCGCGCCGAGTTTGCCGATCTGATGTATCAGGTCATGGAGTATGCGGGTACGGCAACCAGCGCCACGACGAAAAGTCCAACGGGTATCGAGGTGGGTCTAGGCGCGCGTCCGACGGCGATAACGAAGATATTTTCGCAAGGGTATTTTAAAGAAACGAGTAACAACCTCGATATGGTTATCGCGGGTAACGGCTTTTTCCAAGTGCAGCTTCCAGACGGTACGACGGCGTATACTAGAAACGGCGCCTTTAAGCTAGATAGCGAGGGCACGATCGTAAACTCCGACGGATACGTGCTCCAGCCGCAGATGACCATCCCGGCTGATGCCACGCAGGTTTCAGTCGGTACCGACGGCACAGTCTCCGTGCTGCAGCCGGGCAATACCGAGATGACGCAGGTAGGCCGCATCGAACTAGCAAATTTTATCAACCCGGCAGGCCTGCACTCTATGGGCGACAACCTCTATCTGCCGACTGGCTCTAGCGGCGAGGTCGTAGTCGGTACGGCGGGTCAGGACGGTCTGGGTACGATCAGGCAGGGATTTGTAGAGATGAGTAACGTCCAGCTCGTCGAGGAGATGACCGACCTCATCACTGGCCAGCGCGCGTACGAAGCAAACTCAAAGGCGATCACGACGAGCGACGATATGCTCTCGATCGTAAATAGTCTAAAGAGATAG
- a CDS encoding flagellar hook-basal body protein: MNNGYYQATGAMVTQFNRLDVIANNLANINTIGFKRDDVVVGDFERIFKEYRDELPIENHTKDAAKFLNRTIDRVPQISEQYVDFSQGGLKFSNNDLDFAMKREDLFFLVEVKPGDVRLTKNGSFNLDEDGFLVTKEGYKVLPSDYFTNNFQGIQIPQGERFSADKNGNLYSNEESLARLYIAQPKEIRNLTKEGDNLYVLPNLKELEDVGGEIDAVAWKYTQISNVNAVTEMVGLIEAQRFVEMYQKVMTSHMDDLNQEAISKLANTKV, translated from the coding sequence ATGAATAACGGCTACTACCAAGCAACCGGCGCCATGGTTACGCAGTTTAACCGCCTGGACGTCATCGCAAACAATCTTGCCAACATAAACACCATCGGCTTTAAGCGCGACGACGTCGTAGTGGGGGATTTTGAGAGGATTTTTAAAGAGTACCGCGACGAGTTGCCGATAGAAAATCACACGAAAGACGCGGCGAAATTTCTAAACAGAACTATCGACAGGGTGCCGCAAATTTCGGAACAATACGTGGATTTTAGTCAGGGCGGGCTTAAATTTTCAAACAACGACCTTGACTTTGCGATGAAGCGAGAGGATCTGTTTTTCCTAGTCGAGGTGAAGCCCGGCGACGTGCGCCTAACTAAAAACGGCTCGTTTAATCTCGACGAGGACGGATTTTTGGTAACTAAAGAGGGTTATAAGGTGCTACCGAGCGATTATTTTACGAATAATTTTCAAGGCATTCAAATCCCGCAGGGCGAGCGCTTTTCCGCCGATAAAAACGGCAATCTCTACTCAAACGAGGAGTCGCTAGCTAGACTTTATATCGCGCAGCCAAAAGAGATACGTAATCTAACCAAAGAGGGCGATAATCTCTACGTTTTGCCGAATTTAAAGGAGCTTGAAGACGTGGGCGGCGAGATAGACGCGGTCGCGTGGAAATACACCCAAATATCTAACGTAAACGCCGTAACCGAGATGGTCGGACTCATCGAGGCGCAACGCTTTGTCGAGATGTATCAAAAGGTGATGACGTCGCATATGGATGATCTTAATCAGGAAGCTATAAGTAAGCTTGCCAATACGAAAGTCTAA
- the htpG gene encoding molecular chaperone HtpG has protein sequence MSEKFEFQTEVNELLNLMIHSLYSNKEIFLRELISNSSDALDKLNYLCLTDDAYKSLSYSPRIDIKIDKEKKTLTISDNGIGMDKEELINNLGTIARSGTKGFLDKLSGQAKKDSALIGQFGVGFYSAFMVADKIEVVSKKALGDEAFMWSSDAKTYEISPAQKDSHGTSITLYLKDGEFAESYRIENIVKKYSNHIPYPIFADKEEYVPPKEGEKEGSYETKNVQINKASALWKMSKSALKDADYNDFYKQISHDSEDPLLCVHTKAEGKIEYTTLFFVPASEPFDLFRVDYQSGVKLYVKSVFISDDAKEMLPPYLRFVRGIIDVEDLPLNVSREILQENSIMRSVKEQSVKKILGELAKLKEKDREKYIKFYKIFGKVIKEGLYGFSSEKEQILDLCLFKSSKREGLVSLKEYKDAMKEGQKSIYYISGNNETMLRNSPLLESFKAEGIEVLIMDEEIDSIVMPMVQDYDKTPIKAVNHTDIDAEIKPEKDEADEGKFAALLAKMKEILKDEVKDVKLSSRLSESAAVIVYDKNDPDYATQMMLKQMGHSAGKILPILEINPKHELFEKLSQNEAMIYDAAELLLDMAKLNEGVSIDDPSAFSKKLTKVLLKAI, from the coding sequence ATGAGCGAAAAATTTGAATTTCAAACCGAGGTAAACGAGCTGTTAAATTTGATGATACACTCGCTTTACTCAAACAAAGAGATATTTTTGCGCGAGCTCATCTCAAACTCAAGCGATGCGCTAGATAAGCTAAACTACCTATGCCTCACGGACGACGCATACAAAAGTCTAAGCTACTCCCCGCGAATCGATATCAAAATAGATAAAGAAAAAAAGACGCTAACTATCAGCGATAACGGCATCGGCATGGATAAAGAGGAACTGATAAACAACCTCGGCACCATCGCTAGAAGCGGCACGAAGGGCTTTTTGGACAAGCTAAGCGGCCAAGCTAAAAAAGATAGCGCACTCATCGGACAGTTTGGCGTCGGGTTTTATTCGGCATTTATGGTTGCGGATAAGATCGAAGTCGTGAGCAAAAAGGCGCTTGGCGACGAGGCCTTCATGTGGAGTTCGGATGCGAAAACCTACGAAATCTCGCCCGCGCAAAAAGATAGCCACGGCACCTCGATCACGCTTTATCTAAAAGATGGCGAGTTTGCCGAGTCCTACCGCATAGAAAACATCGTCAAAAAATACTCCAACCACATCCCGTATCCGATATTTGCGGATAAAGAAGAGTACGTGCCGCCTAAAGAGGGCGAAAAAGAGGGCTCGTACGAGACCAAAAACGTGCAGATAAATAAAGCCTCCGCGCTTTGGAAAATGAGTAAAAGCGCGCTAAAGGACGCCGACTACAACGACTTTTATAAGCAAATCTCGCACGATAGCGAAGATCCGCTGCTTTGCGTGCACACCAAAGCCGAGGGCAAGATCGAGTACACTACCCTATTTTTCGTGCCGGCGTCAGAGCCGTTTGATCTATTTCGCGTGGATTATCAAAGCGGTGTGAAACTCTACGTCAAAAGCGTATTTATCAGCGACGACGCCAAAGAGATGCTACCGCCTTATCTTAGATTCGTCCGCGGTATCATCGACGTTGAGGACCTGCCGCTAAACGTCAGCCGCGAAATCCTACAAGAAAACAGCATAATGCGCAGCGTAAAAGAGCAAAGCGTCAAGAAAATCCTGGGCGAACTAGCCAAGCTAAAAGAAAAAGATAGGGAAAAATACATCAAATTTTATAAAATATTCGGCAAGGTGATCAAAGAGGGGCTTTACGGATTTAGCAGCGAAAAGGAGCAAATTTTAGACCTTTGCCTCTTTAAATCAAGCAAACGCGAGGGGCTAGTCAGCCTAAAAGAGTACAAAGACGCGATGAAAGAAGGTCAAAAATCTATCTACTACATCAGCGGAAACAACGAAACGATGCTAAGAAATTCGCCGCTTTTGGAGAGCTTTAAGGCTGAAGGCATAGAAGTGCTCATCATGGACGAGGAGATAGACTCTATCGTCATGCCGATGGTCCAAGACTACGACAAAACGCCGATAAAAGCGGTAAATCACACCGATATCGACGCCGAGATCAAGCCTGAAAAAGACGAAGCCGACGAGGGTAAATTCGCCGCGCTGCTAGCTAAGATGAAAGAGATACTAAAAGACGAAGTCAAGGACGTGAAGCTAAGCTCGCGCTTAAGCGAAAGTGCCGCCGTCATAGTTTACGATAAAAACGATCCCGACTACGCTACGCAGATGATGCTAAAGCAGATGGGGCATAGTGCGGGTAAAATTTTGCCGATACTGGAGATAAATCCAAAGCACGAACTCTTTGAAAAGCTATCTCAAAACGAGGCGATGATTTATGACGCGGCGGAGCTGCTTTTAGATATGGCCAAGCTAAACGAAGGCGTCTCGATAGACGATCCATCGGCATTTAGCAAAAAACTAACTAAAGTCTTGCTAAAAGCGATCTAA
- a CDS encoding PAS domain-containing protein, with product MNESKEYFVKEEDFIVSKTDLKGRITYCNQPFLKIVGATQEQLLHKPHNIIRHPDMPRIVFKLLWERIKAKHEIFAFVKNKSFDGGFYWVFANITASLDANGEIIGYYSVRRKPNPKGVKFIESVYKQLLEAEKSGGMEASGKLLGQILADADIGYDELVHKLQRGLI from the coding sequence GTGAACGAGAGTAAAGAATATTTCGTAAAAGAAGAAGATTTTATCGTATCAAAAACCGATCTAAAGGGCAGAATAACCTACTGCAATCAGCCGTTTTTAAAGATCGTCGGCGCTACGCAAGAGCAGCTTTTACACAAGCCGCACAACATCATCAGGCACCCCGATATGCCGCGCATCGTGTTTAAGCTGCTGTGGGAGCGTATCAAGGCAAAGCATGAAATCTTTGCATTCGTTAAGAACAAGAGCTTTGACGGCGGATTTTACTGGGTATTTGCTAACATTACGGCTTCGCTAGACGCTAACGGCGAGATCATCGGCTACTACTCCGTTCGCCGCAAACCAAACCCAAAGGGCGTCAAATTTATCGAGAGCGTATATAAGCAGCTGCTTGAGGCCGAAAAAAGCGGCGGCATGGAGGCTTCAGGCAAGCTGCTGGGGCAAATTTTAGCCGATGCGGATATCGGCTACGACGAGCTAGTGCATAAACTTCAGCGAGGATTGATTTAG
- a CDS encoding UDP-N-acetylglucosamine--N-acetylmuramyl-(pentapeptide) pyrophosphoryl-undecaprenol N-acetylglucosamine transferase gives MKNENLNLTVGNTRSSAVVVCGGGTGGHLAIAKALNEELVARGERTIFIGSSSGQDKMWFEKDASFSEKIFLPSGGVVNKKGLGKFSALLNIFKLAFKCRKIFKEHGVKAVVSVGGYSAAPAAFAAIISRKPLFIHEQNAVIGSLNKLLKPFAKGFFSSYFKPIFSYPVSQRFFDTARIRENLKTIIFLGGSQGAAAINNLALNLAPNLRQKGIKIIHQCGKNSLESLRAQYDKLGFIGDELELFAFDPKIELKMREADIAVSRAGASTLWELAANALPSVFVPYPYAANNHQVYNAKFLVDQNLAKFCFQKGGEIDASEALGLIESMNINAVSSALGGQIVNGGAREIINEILKNIK, from the coding sequence ATGAAAAACGAAAACTTAAATTTAACCGTCGGCAATACGCGCAGTAGCGCCGTAGTGGTCTGCGGCGGCGGTACCGGCGGACATCTAGCCATCGCAAAAGCCCTAAACGAGGAGCTCGTAGCGCGGGGCGAGAGAACGATATTTATCGGGTCTAGCAGTGGGCAGGATAAGATGTGGTTTGAAAAAGACGCGAGCTTTAGCGAGAAAATTTTCTTACCGAGCGGCGGAGTGGTAAATAAAAAGGGATTGGGTAAATTTTCGGCATTATTAAATATTTTTAAACTAGCGTTTAAATGCCGTAAAATTTTTAAAGAACATGGCGTAAAAGCCGTGGTAAGCGTAGGCGGATATAGCGCTGCGCCTGCGGCATTTGCGGCGATCATCTCGCGAAAGCCGCTTTTTATCCACGAGCAAAACGCCGTGATCGGCAGTTTAAATAAGCTTTTAAAACCGTTTGCAAAGGGCTTTTTTAGCTCTTATTTTAAGCCTATTTTTAGTTATCCCGTCTCGCAAAGGTTTTTTGATACGGCTCGCATTAGGGAAAATTTAAAAACTATTATATTTCTAGGCGGTTCGCAAGGCGCGGCTGCTATAAATAATCTAGCGTTAAATTTGGCTCCAAACCTACGCCAAAAAGGTATAAAAATCATACATCAATGCGGTAAAAACTCGCTAGAAAGTCTGCGCGCCCAATACGATAAACTCGGCTTCATCGGCGATGAGCTAGAGCTTTTTGCTTTTGATCCTAAGATCGAGCTAAAGATGCGCGAGGCCGATATCGCCGTGAGCCGAGCGGGAGCCAGCACGCTGTGGGAACTCGCGGCAAACGCGCTGCCTAGCGTATTCGTGCCTTATCCGTACGCCGCAAACAACCATCAGGTTTATAACGCTAAATTTCTCGTGGATCAAAATTTAGCTAAATTTTGTTTTCAAAAAGGCGGAGAGATAGATGCTAGCGAGGCCTTAGGTCTAATAGAGAGCATGAATATAAATGCCGTCTCAAGCGCGCTTGGCGGACAAATAGTAAATGGCGGCGCACGAGAAATCATAAATGAAATATTAAAAAATATAAAATAA
- a CDS encoding putative peptidoglycan glycosyltransferase FtsW has product MQVDKCIFFSCVALIAVSAVFSLSLPVFTVLYFNYEPYHFFVRQLAVGVIGIFLMWGISRLDPDKSLVWIGFCLFGFCAIAMGAMHALPSSLVTDAGGAKRWIRLPGFSLAPVEFFKIGFVYFLAWSFTRKIDGTKKSLKEEFGLILPYLFLFLVAVYLIAILQNDLGQVVVLALTLAVMMFFAGTSFRLFAIGIGLAVMLASIAIVTSEHRIARIKSWWGTIQNMVLSILPDGMAAALRVEDTGEAYQISHSLNAIKHGGFFGEGLGAGVFKLGFLSEVHTDFVLAGIAEEIGVLGIFVITGVIVFLLYRIFRVSAKVENKVYHLFTLGVGLLISFSFLMNSYGITSITPIKGIAVPFLSYGGSSILALCIGIGMVLSVSKKVKD; this is encoded by the coding sequence GTGCAAGTAGATAAGTGCATATTTTTTTCCTGCGTCGCGCTGATTGCGGTTAGCGCGGTGTTTTCGCTCTCCTTGCCGGTTTTTACGGTGCTTTACTTTAACTACGAGCCTTATCATTTTTTCGTTAGACAGCTAGCAGTCGGCGTCATAGGGATATTTTTGATGTGGGGCATTTCGCGCCTAGATCCCGATAAATCTTTGGTTTGGATAGGATTTTGCCTTTTTGGTTTTTGCGCTATAGCCATGGGCGCGATGCATGCCCTGCCTAGCTCGCTAGTTACCGATGCTGGCGGCGCTAAGCGCTGGATACGCTTGCCGGGATTTTCTCTAGCGCCTGTGGAGTTTTTTAAGATCGGCTTTGTTTATTTTCTAGCGTGGAGTTTTACGCGAAAGATTGACGGCACGAAAAAGAGCCTAAAGGAAGAATTCGGGCTTATCTTGCCCTATCTTTTTTTATTTTTGGTGGCTGTTTACCTCATCGCCATACTTCAAAACGACCTAGGCCAAGTCGTAGTTTTAGCTCTTACGCTTGCGGTGATGATGTTTTTTGCCGGTACCAGTTTTAGATTATTTGCCATCGGTATAGGGCTAGCGGTTATGCTGGCTAGTATCGCTATCGTCACGTCAGAACACAGGATAGCTCGTATAAAATCATGGTGGGGAACGATACAAAATATGGTCCTATCCATCTTACCCGACGGGATGGCTGCGGCATTGCGCGTTGAGGATACGGGCGAAGCGTATCAGATTTCGCACTCGCTAAATGCGATAAAGCACGGCGGATTTTTCGGCGAGGGGCTGGGCGCGGGCGTGTTTAAGCTGGGATTTTTGAGCGAGGTTCACACCGACTTCGTGCTAGCCGGTATCGCCGAGGAGATCGGGGTGCTTGGGATTTTTGTCATAACGGGAGTGATAGTATTTTTGCTTTATAGGATATTTCGCGTATCTGCTAAGGTAGAAAATAAAGTCTATCATCTTTTTACGTTAGGCGTGGGGCTTCTCATCTCATTTTCGTTTTTGATGAACTCCTACGGCATCACCTCTATCACGCCGATCAAAGGCATCGCCGTACCGTTTCTAAGCTACGGCGGAAGCTCCATTTTAGCGCTTTGCATCGGTATCGGTATGGTGCTGTCGGTTAGTAAAAAGGTCAAAGACTAG
- a CDS encoding TonB-dependent siderophore receptor — MKGKISLAACAVLAVFSAQASAAEASTPSAAKSANQANSVQNVELGGVEINSVGDNISESGISEGFLTKNVQQGMLAGKKVINLPYQINTVSKEIMNHQGVTGYEEAVKFFPSAQIQMRGGATVGRPQTRGFEGSVVGNSFWDGFYTISTTAIPMAMFESFQVQNGIAGSLYGAQNPVGIFSYTRKRPTENQQTVWADYTSRANFGLGFDSSMKFDKFGYRAVFYGSDGAKQVKDSNHQRRLASVVLEFYPTDALTFETAASYYEHNTAGFAGQLALGVTNGKLSNGLYVPKAVDSKAKGLGQSFGGMTLKTTTASAKFKYAPLEHWYFEGGMQFQRADRHTHGVVNYLIPRGRTFQGVTYQRDGDYVTRHSGGATAAYRFDLPSGYLKAVTDFDTWGLNHDFSVQANGYRYVQYRYKNVSTQPWIGGGNLYDPKVYAGSNAKRGSDLYKLSTTDMFNVSLLDDITINDQFSLMLSLSNAWIKERGRPVASGTPPTLRPITTRYNESGLSWAGSLIYHPAQDVSLYFTYADSLQQGGSGTNADGSAVVLKPYRSKQYEIGAKARVGETDMSAALFKISRPIAYQANGVYGVQGDQVNHGLELMAGGKLTSDLSVLGGVTLIDAKFKNPRLKEAEGKYVNGVPKVNANMLFDYAVPGTQKLAFSANFHYASKMYVDDLNTAAIPSFFTTDLGVRYTSRAMLGKQTTLRFNVNNVFNKKYWAGMYPASADGAGGVGASGVLGSANGLTLGESRTFMLSAEVKF; from the coding sequence ATGAAAGGTAAAATTTCTCTTGCCGCGTGCGCCGTTTTAGCGGTATTTTCCGCGCAGGCAAGCGCCGCCGAGGCTAGCACGCCATCGGCCGCTAAAAGCGCAAATCAAGCAAATAGCGTTCAAAACGTCGAGCTTGGCGGCGTCGAGATAAACAGCGTCGGCGATAATATCAGCGAAAGCGGCATCAGCGAAGGATTTTTAACAAAAAACGTCCAGCAAGGCATGCTAGCGGGCAAAAAGGTCATAAATTTACCCTACCAAATCAACACCGTAAGCAAGGAGATAATGAACCACCAAGGCGTAACCGGCTACGAAGAGGCGGTCAAATTTTTCCCGTCCGCGCAAATTCAGATGCGAGGCGGCGCGACGGTCGGGCGCCCGCAGACGCGCGGATTTGAGGGCAGCGTCGTGGGCAATAGCTTCTGGGACGGCTTTTACACTATCTCTACGACTGCGATACCTATGGCGATGTTTGAGAGTTTCCAGGTGCAAAACGGCATCGCGGGCTCGCTTTACGGAGCGCAAAATCCGGTCGGCATTTTTAGCTACACCAGAAAGCGCCCGACCGAAAATCAGCAAACCGTTTGGGCGGACTACACTAGCCGCGCAAATTTCGGCCTAGGCTTTGATAGCTCTATGAAATTTGATAAATTCGGCTACCGAGCCGTATTTTACGGTAGCGACGGCGCAAAGCAGGTAAAAGATAGCAATCATCAGCGCCGCCTAGCTAGCGTGGTTTTGGAGTTTTATCCGACCGACGCGCTTACATTCGAGACGGCGGCTAGCTATTACGAGCACAACACCGCGGGTTTTGCGGGGCAATTAGCCCTTGGAGTAACAAACGGCAAGCTATCAAACGGACTTTACGTGCCAAAGGCCGTGGATAGCAAGGCTAAGGGCTTGGGGCAGAGTTTTGGCGGCATGACTCTAAAAACCACGACGGCAAGCGCGAAATTTAAATACGCGCCGCTTGAGCATTGGTATTTTGAGGGCGGCATGCAGTTTCAGCGCGCCGACCGTCACACTCACGGCGTCGTAAACTACCTCATACCGCGCGGTAGAACCTTTCAGGGCGTGACCTATCAAAGAGACGGCGACTACGTCACGCGCCATAGCGGCGGAGCGACCGCGGCGTATAGATTTGATCTGCCTAGCGGCTATCTAAAAGCGGTCACAGACTTTGATACTTGGGGGCTAAATCACGATTTTAGCGTGCAGGCAAACGGCTACCGATACGTGCAGTATCGCTATAAAAACGTCTCTACGCAGCCCTGGATAGGCGGCGGAAATTTATACGATCCAAAGGTTTACGCCGGCTCAAACGCAAAGCGCGGCTCTGATCTATACAAGCTAAGTACGACCGATATGTTTAACGTCTCCTTGCTAGACGACATCACGATAAACGATCAATTTAGCCTCATGCTAAGCCTATCAAACGCATGGATAAAAGAGCGCGGCCGACCGGTAGCAAGCGGCACTCCGCCCACTCTAAGGCCGATAACTACGAGATATAACGAGAGCGGACTTAGCTGGGCGGGCAGCCTAATTTATCATCCGGCGCAGGACGTAAGCTTATACTTTACTTACGCAGATAGCTTGCAACAAGGCGGCAGCGGCACGAACGCCGACGGTTCGGCCGTGGTTTTAAAGCCTTACCGCTCTAAACAATACGAAATCGGCGCCAAAGCGCGCGTGGGCGAAACCGATATGAGCGCGGCGCTGTTTAAAATTTCGCGTCCGATCGCCTATCAGGCTAACGGGGTTTACGGCGTCCAAGGCGATCAGGTAAATCACGGCCTAGAACTCATGGCCGGCGGCAAGCTAACTAGCGATTTAAGCGTGCTAGGCGGCGTAACGCTGATAGACGCCAAATTTAAAAATCCGCGCCTAAAAGAGGCCGAGGGCAAATACGTAAACGGCGTGCCCAAAGTAAATGCCAATATGCTCTTTGACTACGCGGTGCCCGGCACCCAAAAGCTCGCGTTTAGCGCAAATTTCCACTACGCGAGCAAGATGTACGTAGACGATCTAAACACCGCCGCGATTCCTAGCTTTTTTACGACCGATCTTGGCGTGCGATACACGAGCCGCGCGATGCTAGGCAAGCAAACGACGCTAAGGTTTAACGTAAATAACGTATTTAACAAAAAATACTGGGCGGGAATGTATCCTGCAAGCGCGGACGGAGCGGGCGGCGTAGGAGCTAGCGGAGTGCTCGGATCGGCAAACGGACTGACGCTGGGGGAGAGTCGAACTTTTATGCTGTCCGCCGAGGTTAAATTTTAG
- a CDS encoding ABC transporter substrate-binding protein gives MKKIFTLLAALLSAFTLNAAGFKDITDASGDVVKVPAKVEKIATLWYANNQIILMLGGADKIVATTDLIKNNKWFAHIYPRISSIPNGVNGKDLQVEELIKLSPDVVIAADKKNKEELTKNGFTVLYPSFTNHADMKKSVSIMAEVIGGNAPKIAEKFNEYFDGNLKKVLSKTDKIATPDRPKVLHIADGKNLFKVDGANTIIDEWIRVAGGQNAVQKAGNMLEINAEEIPNADPDVIIVGRAKAPEILKKIYENPIYAGTKAVKNKKVYVNPTGVFSWDRYGAEGALQILWAAKTLHPEIFEDLDLRAETKKFYKEFLHYDLSDDEFNYILNGLDPKGK, from the coding sequence ATGAAAAAAATATTTACCCTTCTAGCGGCTTTGTTGTCCGCTTTCACCCTTAACGCTGCTGGATTTAAAGATATAACCGACGCATCAGGCGACGTCGTAAAAGTTCCCGCAAAAGTAGAAAAAATCGCTACGCTTTGGTATGCGAACAATCAAATCATATTAATGCTAGGCGGCGCGGACAAGATAGTGGCAACCACCGATCTAATCAAAAACAACAAATGGTTTGCGCATATTTATCCTAGGATTTCAAGCATCCCAAACGGCGTAAACGGCAAAGACTTACAGGTAGAAGAGCTAATCAAACTAAGTCCCGACGTCGTCATAGCCGCCGATAAAAAGAACAAAGAAGAGCTAACCAAAAACGGCTTTACCGTGCTTTATCCGTCATTTACCAATCATGCGGATATGAAAAAGAGCGTATCTATAATGGCAGAGGTCATAGGAGGCAACGCGCCAAAGATCGCGGAGAAATTTAACGAGTATTTTGACGGCAACCTTAAAAAAGTGCTAAGCAAAACGGATAAGATCGCTACGCCAGATAGACCAAAAGTACTTCACATAGCAGACGGTAAAAATTTATTTAAAGTAGACGGCGCAAATACGATCATAGACGAGTGGATAAGGGTAGCAGGCGGCCAAAACGCGGTTCAAAAAGCAGGAAATATGCTTGAAATAAATGCCGAAGAGATACCTAACGCAGATCCCGACGTCATCATCGTAGGCAGAGCCAAAGCTCCCGAAATTTTGAAAAAAATATACGAAAATCCTATCTACGCAGGCACCAAAGCCGTCAAAAATAAAAAAGTTTACGTAAATCCTACCGGCGTTTTTAGCTGGGATAGATACGGCGCCGAAGGGGCATTGCAAATTTTATGGGCGGCTAAGACCTTACATCCCGAGATTTTTGAGGATTTAGATTTGCGTGCGGAGACGAAGAAATTTTATAAAGAGTTTTTGCATTACGATTTAAGCGACGATGAATTTAACTATATTTTAAACGGTTTAGATCCGAAAGGAAAATAA